The Catharus ustulatus isolate bCatUst1 chromosome 15, bCatUst1.pri.v2, whole genome shotgun sequence genome has a window encoding:
- the C1QTNF2 gene encoding complement C1q tumor necrosis factor-related protein 2, with the protein MISAALLLWTVPCVANHILGGSGRRELQEGAQLACSLPGPPGPPGPPGVPGPPGTVGRMGFPGKDGKDGQDGDKGEHGDEGPQGKTGNPGKPGPKGKTGDLGKAGPRGPKGLKGNPGKIGAPGKKGPKGSQGEPGLPGPCSCSGSRAKSAFSVAVSKSYPRERLPIKFDRILMNEGGHYNASSGKFICSIPGIYYFTYDITLANKHLAIGLVHNGQYRIKTFDANTGNHDVASGSTILALKQEDEVWLQIFYSEQNGLFYDPYWTDSLFTGFLIYPDQDYLNEV; encoded by the exons ATGATCTCGGCCGCGCTGCTCCTCTGGACGGTGCCCTGCGTGGCCAACCACATCCTGGGTGgctctggcaggagggagctgcaggagggtgcCCAGCTGGCCTGCAGCCTCCCAGGGCCCCCCGGACCCCCCGGGCCCCCCGGCGTGCCGGGCCCCCCGGGCACCGTGGGCAGGATGGGCTTCCCTGGCAAGGACGGCAAGGACGGCCAGGACGGTGACAAGGGCGAGCACGGCGATGAAG GTCCCCAGGGCAAAACAGGAAACCCTGGCAAGCCAGGCCCGAAGGGGAAAACAGGAGACCTTGGCAAGGCAGGGCCCCGGGGGCCCAAGGGATTAaagggaaatcctgggaaaatcgGGGCCCCGGGCAAGAAAGGGCCCAAAGGGAGCCAGGGCGAGCCGGGgctgccaggaccctgcagcTGCAGCGGCAGCAGGGCCAAGTCTGCCTTTTCTGTGGCAGTGTCCAAGAGCTACCCCAGGGAGAGGCTGCCCATCAAGTTTGACAGGATCCTGATGAACGAGGGCGGCCACTACAACGCTTCCAGCGGCAAGTTCATCTGCAGCATCCCGGGGATTTACTACTTCACCTACGACATCACCTTGGCCAACAAGCACCTGGCCATTGGGCTGGTGCACAATGGCCAGTACAGGATCAAGACTTTTGATGCCAACACTGGGAACCACGACGTGGCCTCCGGCTCCACCATCCTGGCACTGAAGCAGGAGGATGAGGTGTGGCTGCAAATCTTTTACTCAGAGCAAAACGGGCTCTTCTATGATCCCTACTGGACAGACAGCTTGTTTACTGGATTCTTGATTTATCCTGACCAAGATTATCTCAATGAAGTGTAG
- the GDF9 gene encoding growth/differentiation factor 9: MASTWRICVCLCCCLSWLSGGSVDPPGFLAAPEDAASPLGAVLSQSRVLPPLLKVLHGSRGWQGEVPRLQPDSRALRYMKRLYRLSAGRDGIPKARRGRLYNTVRLFSPGWECGHGHLGTGDVHSVDLLFNLDRVTALEHLLKSVLLYSFDTSVPISTSITCICHLSLKERDSSSQVCPSISHSLAFSLHFDVRKRKWVEMDVTSFLQPLIAANRRNVHMALNFTCVMGDPQGSTTLEKAVNVTLVPPSLLLYLNDTSEQAYHRGSSLGHGRKSGSRGQGTPQGKRASRQRRNESPKATPAPSPHNLSEHLRQLTFPQHECKLHNFRLSFSQLRWDRWIIAPHRYSPQFCRGDCPRALGQRYGSPVHTMVQTLIYERLDPAVPRPSCVPAAYSPLSVLTVEPDGSIAYKEYEDMIATRCTCR; the protein is encoded by the exons ATGGCGAGCACTTGGaggatttgtgtgtgtttgtgctgctgtttgtccTGGCTGTCTGGTGGCTCTGTGGATCCCCCCGGGTTTTTGGCAGCCCCTGAGGATGCTGCCAGCCCGCTGGGCGCGGTGCTGTCCCAAAGCAGGGTCCTGCCTCCCCTGCTCAAGGTGCTGCACGGCTCCCGGGGCTGGCAGGGCGAGGTGCCGCGGCTGCAGCCGGACTCCAGGGCGCTCCGGTACATGAAGAGGCTGTACAGGCTGTCTGCCGGCAGGGACGGCATCCCCAAGGCGCGCCGGGGCCGCCTCTATAACACGGTGCGGCTCTTCAGCCCGGGCTGGGAGTGCGGGCACGgccacctggggacag GAGATGTTCACTCGGTGGATTTACTCTTCAACTTGGATCGTGTTACTGCTCTGGAGCACTTACTCAAGTCTGTCTTGCTCTATTCCTTTGACACATCTGTTCCCATCTCCACTTCCATTACCTGCATATGCCATTTATCCCTTAAGGAACGTGATTCTTCCAGCCAAGTTTGTCCCAGCATTTCCCACTCTCTAGCTTTTAGCCTGCACTTTGACGTTAGGAAACGCAAATGGGTGGAAATGGATGTGACTTCTTTCCTCCAGCCTCTGATTGCTGCGAACAGGAGGAACGTGCACATGGCTCTGAACTTCACTTGTGTGATGGGTGACCCACAAGGGAGCACGACACTGGAGAAGGCTGTCAACGTGACACTGGTTCCCCCTTCCCTTCTGCTGTATCTCAATGACACCAGCGAGCAAGCTTATCACCGGGGGAGCTCGCTGGGGCACGGCAGGAAAAGCGGCAGCAGAGGACAAGGCACCCCCCAGGGTAAAAGGGCCTCTCGCCAGAGAAGGAACGAGAGCCCCAAAGCCACCCCAGCCCCTTCACCCCACAACCTGAGCGAGCACCTGAGGCAGCTCACATTCCCCCAGCACGAGTGCAAGCTGCACAATTTCCGCCTGAGCTTCAGCCAGCTGCGCTGGGACCGCTGGATCATCGCCCCGCACAGGTACAGCCCGCAGTTCTGCCGGGGCGACTGTCCCCGCGCGCTGGGCCAGCGCTACGGCTCGCCGGTGCACACCATGGTGCAGACCCTCATCTACGAGCGCCTGGACCCCGCCGTGCCGCGGCCTTCGTGCGTGCCCGCGGCCTACAGCCCGCTCAGCGTGCTCACCGTCGAGCCCGACGGCTCCATCGCCTACAAGGAGTACGAGGACATGATCGCCACGCGCTGCACCTGCCGCTAG
- the LOC117003613 gene encoding cytochrome b-c1 complex subunit 8: MGKHFGNLARVRHVISYSLSPFEQQAFPNIVSHGIPNVGRRFASQVLKVVPPLAIGYLIYSWGTQEFERLKRKNPADYEHEQ; encoded by the exons ATGGGCAAGCACTTCGGGAACCTGGCGCGGGTGCGCCATGTCATCAGCTACAGCCTGTCTCCCTTCGAGCAGCAAGCCTTCCCCAACATCGTGTCCCACGGCATCCCCAATGTGGGCCGCCGCTTCGCCTCGCAGGTGCTGAAGGTGGTGCCGC ccttgGCCATCGGTTACCTCATTTATTCCTGGGGGACGCAGGAGTTCGAGCGGCTCAAGAGGAAAAACCCGGCTGACTACGAGCACGAGCAGTGa
- the FABP6 gene encoding gastrotropin encodes MAFTGKYEFEADENYDAFVQKIGLSSEKVEMGRNCKIVTEVVQNGNDFTWTQHFPGGRTTTNSFTVGSEADMETFGGKKFKATVKMEDGKLVADFPNYRHTAEISGGKLVEISTSSGVVYKRTSKKIA; translated from the exons ATGGCATTCACAGGCAAATACGAGTTCGAGGCTGATGAGAACTACGATGCCTTTGTGCAGAAGATTG GTCTCTCCAGTGAGAAGGTTGAAATGGGAAGGAACTGCAAGATTGTGACTGAGGTGGTGCAGAATGGGAATGACTTcacctggacacagcacttCCCTGGGGGCCGCACCACCACCAACAGCTTCACCGTGGGCAGCGAGGCAGACATGGAGACCTTCGGGGGCAAGAAGTTCAag GCAACTGTCAAAATGGAAGATGGGAAACTTGTAGCTGATTTCCCCAACTACCGCCACACTGCAGAGATCTCTGGGGGGAAGCTGGTAGAG ATTTCCACTTCTTCTGGTGTAGTCTACAAAAGGACCAGCAAAAAGATTGCCTAA